ACGGCGACGTGCTGATGGTGGGCGCGATGGTCGCGCTCTCGGCCATCGGCGTGTTGCAGAACCACTTCCCCGGTCTCGGCAACATACCGACGCTGTGCATCGCGCTGGTCATAGCGGCCGTCGTCTGCGCGGTGGTGGGCTACACGATCGAGCGGGTTGCGTACCGGCCGCTGCGCAAGGCGCCGCGCCTCGCCCCGCTGATCACCGCGATCGGCGTGTCGATCCTGCTGCAGACGCTCGCGATGATGATCTGGTCGCGCAACCCGCTGCCGTTCCCGCAGCTCCTGCCGACCGATCCGCTGAACGTGATCAAGGCCACCGATACGACGCCGGGCGCCGTGATCTCGATGACTGAAATCGTGATCATCGTCGTTGCGGTCCTCGTGATGGCAGGCCTGCTGCTCCTCGTGCACAAGACGAAGCTCGGCCGCGCGATGCGCGCGATCGCCGAGAACCCGGGCGTTGCCTCGCTGATGGGCGTGAACCCGAACTTCGTGATCTCGGCGACCTTCATGATCGGCTCGGCGCTCGCAGCGCTGGCGGGCGTGATGATCGCGTCGGAATACGGCAACGCGCACTTCTATATGGGCTTCATTCCCGGCCTCAAGGCATTTACGGCGGCGGTGCTCGGCGGTATCGGCAACCTCGGGGGCGCAATGGTCGGCGGCGTGATTCTCGGTCTGATCGAACAGCTGGGTGCCGGCTACATCGGCAACCTCACGGGTGGCGTGTTCGGCAGTAACTATCAGGACGTGTTCGCGTTCATCGTGCTGATCATCGTGCTGGTGTTCCGTCCGTCGGGCCTGCTTGGCGAACGTGTCGCGGATCGTGCCTAAGGGAAAGGAGCAAACACAATGACCTCAATTCAACCGATCGAGCCGTCCACGACGCTCATCCCTGAACGGAATATGACGAAGACGCTGGTGGTGGGCATCATCACCGCCGTGTTCGTGATCGCCGCGCCGATGATCATCGGGACCGCTGGCGGCAACTACTGGGTCCGCGTTCTGGACTTCGCGATGCTGTATGTGATGCTCGCGCTAGGCCTGAACGTAGTGGTCGGCTTCGCCGGCCTGCTGGACCTGGGCTACATCGCGTTCTACGCGGTGGGCGCGTACACGGCCGCATTGTTGAGTTCGCCGCACCTGTCGTCGCAATTCGAATGGATCGCGCATCTCGCGCCGGGCGGGCTGCACGTGCCGTTCTGGATCATCGTGCCGTGCGCAATGGCAGTCGCTGCGTTCTTCGGTGTGATTCTCGGTGCGCCGACGCTGCGTCTGCGTGGCGACTACCTTGCCATTGTGACGTTGGGCTTCGGGGAAATCGTCCGGATCTTCCTGAACAACCTCGATCGTCCGGCCAACATCACCAACGGTCCGAAGGGCATCACGGGCATCGACCCGATCCACGTCGGCGACTTCAGTCTCTCGCAGACGCACTCGCTGTTCGGCCTGACGTTCCCGTCGGTGTACTCGTACTACTACGTGTTCGTGCTGTGCGCGCTGTTCGTGATCTGGGTGTGTACGCGTCTGCAGCACTCGCGCATCGGCCGCGCCTGGGCCGCCATCCGCGAAGACGAAATTGCCGCGAAGGCGATGGGCATCAACACCCGTGACGTGAAGCTGCTTGCGTTCGCGATGGGCGCGTCGTTTGGCGGCCTGTCGGGCTCGATGTTCGGCATGTTCCAGGGCTTCGTGTCGCCGGAATCGTTCACGCTGCCGGAATCGATCGTCGTGCTGGCGGCCGTGGTGCTGGGCGGCATGGGCCACATTCCGGGCGTGATTCTCGGCGCGGTGCTGCTCGCCGTGCTGCCGGAGTTCCTGCGCTCCACGATGGGTCCGCTGCAACACCTGATCTTCGGTCACGAAGTCGTCGACACGGAAGTGATCCGTCAGCTCGTCTACGCACTCGCGATGGTGCTGATCATGCTGTACCGCTCGGAAGGCCTGTGGCCGTCACCGAAGCACGAGGACAAGATCGCGAAGATTGCCAAGCGCAGCAACAAGAAGCCGGTGCGTGCTTAAGGACAGGGAGCAGAGAACATGAGTGACAAGCAAATCCGTCTGTCCGTGAAGGGCGTGAACAAGCGCTTTGGTGGCTTGCAGGCGCTGTCGGACGTGGGCCTTCAGATCGAGGAAGGCACGATCTACGGTCTGATCGGCCCGAACGGCGCTGGCAAGACCACGTTCTTCAACGTGATTACTGGTCTCTACACGCCGGACTCGGGCGAATTCAAGCTCGACGGCACGCCGTACACGCCGACGGCTGTGTATCAGGTGGCGAAGGCAGGCATTGCGCGGACGTTCCAGAACATCCGTCTGTTCGGCGGCATGACTGCGCTGGAAAACGTGATGGTCGGCCGCCACGTGCGCACGAAGCACGGTCTGCTGGGCGCTGTGTTCCAGACACCGGCTGAGCGCAAGGAAGAGCGCGAGATCAAGGAACGCGCGCTGGAACTGCTCGAATACGTCGGCGTGCTGCAATACGCGGACTACACGTCGCGCAACCTGTCGTACGGTCACCAGCGCCGTCTGGAAATCGCCCGCGCACTGGCGACCGATCCGAAGCTGCTCGCACTGGACGAACCGGCTGCCGGCATGAACGCAACGGAGAAGGTCGAGCTGACGAAACTGCTCGACAAGATCCGCGCGGACGGCAAGACGATCCTGCTGATCGAGCACGACGTGAAACTGGTGATGGGCCTGTGCAACCGGATGACAGTGCTCGACTATGGCAAGGTGATCGCTGAAGGTCTGCCGCACGACGTGCAGAAGGACCCGAAGGTGATCGAGGCTTATCTGGGTGCGGGGGTCCACTGATGGCTACGGCAATGTTGAAAATCAAGGGCCTGCAGGTCAACTACGGCGGCATTCAGGCCGTCAAGGGTGTTGACCTGGAGATCGCGCAGGGCGAACTCGTCACGCTGATCGGCGCCAATGGCGCGGGCAAGACGACGACCATGAAGGCTATTACTGGCCTGAAGCCTTATTCGGCTGGTGATATCGAGTACATGGGCCAGTCGATCAAGGGCGTGCCGCCGCATGAGCTTTTGAAGCGCGGCCTCGCGATGGTGCCGGAAGGGCGCGGGATCTTCGCGCGCATGTCGATCGTCGAGAACATGCAGATGGGTGCTTATCTGCGTAGCGATACGGAAGGCATCAAGAAGGACGTCGAGCGGATGTTCGGGTTCTTTCCGCGTCTGAAGGAACGTGCGACGCAGTTGGCCGGTACGTTGTCTGGCGGTGAACAGCAGATGCTGGCGATGGCGCGTGCCGTTATCTCGAAGCCGAAGCTGCTGCTGCTCGACGAGCCGTCGATGGGTCTGTCGCCGATCATGGTCGAGAAGATCTTTGAAGTCGTGCGCGAGATTTCCAAGGAAGGCATCACTGTCATGCTGGTTGAGCAGAATGCTCGGCTTGCACTGCAGGCCGCGGATCGCGGGTATGTGATGGATTCCGGGACGGTCACCATGTCTGGCGACGCCAAGCAGATGCTTGATGATCCTAAGGTGCGGGCCGCGTATCTCGGCGAGTGATTCTCGCGGTTGGGTTTTTCTTTTTAAAGGGCTGCACGTTCAGGCGTGTGGCCTTTTTTGTTTTGTCGGGTTTTTTGGTTTTTGGCTTCGCCTTTGCGCTGGCATTGGCGTTTTGGCATCACGGTGCGGCCGGTTTGGTGTTTTGGCGTTTTCGCTGGCATCCGCGATTTGTTATCTAGCTTCACGCGTCGCCCCGCACAGGGGCGACGCGTGAAGCACGCTAACGAATCGCGGATGCCAGCGAAAACACCAGCAACCCAACCCAACCGTACCACGAAGCCAAAACGCGAAAATGCCAGCGCAAAGGCTAAGCCAAAAAAACCAAAACTACGCCACTGCCCCCAACCGCTTCCCAAGACTAATCACAGCATCAGCAACATACCCAAGCGACTCATAAAAAGCCTGCACATCCGCTTTAGCGCTAAGCACTTGCAGATTCACCTTAGGACACCCGCGCGCGGCAAGCGCCGCTTCAGCATACCGCACGAGCAAAGTCCCAATCCCAAGGCGCCTCGACGCCGCCTCGACAGCAAGCGAATACAGCCAGCCCCGATGCCCATCATACCCAGCCATCACAGTTCCAACGATGCCCCCATCCTTCACGGCAACGAAGAACAGTTCAGGCTGCGTCGCAAGCTTGTTAGCGATCGACAGATGCGGATCACGCTGCGGCCGGCTCGCATCCTTATACTCAGGAAACGCTTCGAGCCACAGCGCAATCACGGCATCCGTATCGGCCGCATCAAACACGCGGATCGACAGGGAAGCCGCGCCAATCACAGCGTATCCAGAATCGACCGCAGCATGGCCATCATCTGATCGATCTCTTCCGTCGTCACATTCAAAGCGGGCATGAAACGCAGCAAATTGGGACGCGCGGCATTGAGCAACAACCCATCCGGCTGCATCAAACGCGCCTTCTCGACGATCTGGTTGCCGATATCCTTCCCAAGCAGCAATGCACGCAGCAGACCTTCGCCACGCTCGCCCTCGAAGCCGCGCTCGGCAGACAGTTCGAGCAGCTTCGTACGCAGATATTCGCCGCGCGCCTTCACGCCATCGAGAAAGCCAGGCGCCGTCAACTGCGAGATCACCGAATAGCCGGCTGCCGTCATCAACGGATTGCCGTTGTACGTGCCGCCCTGGTCGCCCGCTTCGAACACCTCGACATGCTTCTTGCACAACAGCGCACCAAGTGGCACGCCGCTGCCGATGCCCTTCGCCAGCGTCATCACGTCCGGCTCGATACCCGAGAGCTCATAGGCGAACAGCGTGCCCGCACGGCCGCAGCCGCTCTGCACTTCATCGACGATCAACAGCAGGTTGTGCTTCTTCGTCAGCTCGCGCAGCTGCTGCATGAACTCGCGCGACGCCGGAAGCACACCGCCTTCGCCCTGAATCGGTTCGAGCATCACGGCGACGGTCTTGTCGGTGATCAGCTTTTCGACCGACGCGATGTCGTTCAGATCAGCCTTCGGAAAGCCCGGCACCTGCGGCGCATAGATCGTGTCCCAGCCCGGCTTGCCGCTCGCTGACATTGTCGCGATCGTGCGGCCGTGGAAGCTGTGATCGAACGTGATGATTTCGTACGCTCCATTCTTGAACTTCTTGCCGTACTTGCGCGCGAGCTTGATCGCGCCTTCATTCGCTTCGGCGCCGCTGTTCGTGAAGAACACCTTGTCGAAGCAGCTATGCTGCGTGAGCAGGCCCGCGAGCTTCGCCATCGGTTCGTTGTAGAACGCGGGCGACGGGTTGATCAGCGTGCGCGCCTGTTGCGTGAGCGCTTCGATCACGCCGTCGTTGCAATGGCCGAGGCTGTTGACGGCCCAGCCCTGAATGAAATCCAGATATCGCTTGCCGGTGTTGTCGTAGAGCCACGAGCCCTTGCCGTGCGTGAAAACGATTTCGGGCCGGTTCGTGATGTACATCAGCGAATCGATCGGATACTCATTGAAGTTCATGGCTACAGGCTCCAGGCAAACAGGGATGAAAAACCGCCTCGGACAACATGGCCCAGCAACGGAAAGAAAAAAGCGCGACAGGTAAGGCAGAAATACAAAAAGCCACGGCATGCCGTGGCTTTCATGATTCGAACTGCTTGCGCGTTGTTCGCGCGAATCCGTGACGAAGCCAGCGGCGCCCCTAAGGGAGCAGCGAGCGGCGACGTCGAAGTTCGGACTGGATGCGGTTCATGCGCGAAAGAATACGACAATGCCGGCGCCCGTGTAAACCTGCAATTTGCATGTTTTTACGCACTGCCGGCCGTTTCTCAGAGCTGAAGCGTGCTTGCGCAACGATCAGACGGGGTTCGCGAGATCGGCTGCGCTCGTGAACGAATCCGCGTAGAACTCGTCTTCCGGCAGGCGATGATGCTGCGTGAAATCGCGCTGTGCCGACTCGACCATCACAGGTGCGCCGCACGCATACACCTGATACGCCGACAAGTCTGGCAGATCTTCGATGACGGCCCGATGAACGAAGCCCACGCGGCCCGTCCATGCGTCGTCCGCATCCGGTTCCGAGAGAACCGGCACGAACTTGAAGTTCGGAATCTCGCGCGCCCATTGCTCGGCAAGTTCCATCATGTACAGGTCTTTCTTGCGGCGCGCGCCCCAATAGAGTGTCATCGGACGCGTGATGTTCTTGAACACGGCATGCTCGACGATCGCCTTCAGCGGCGCGAAGCCCGTGCCCGACGCGAGCAGCACGATCGGCTTGTCCGACTCTTCGCGCAGGAAGAACGTGCCGAGCGGCGCCTCGAAGCGCAGGATGTCGCGCTCCTTCATCGTGTTGAAGACGTGATCCGTGAACGCGCCGCCCGGCATGTGGCGGATATGCAGTTCGACGGGACCGTCCGCATGCGGCGCGCTCGCCATCGAATAGCTGCGGCGCTTGCCGTCCTTCAGGATGAATTCGAGGTACTGGCCCGCCATATATTGCAGGCGCTCATTCGCGGGCAGTTGCAGCTTCAGCACGACGACGTCGTCGGCCTTGCGCTCGATCGCGTTCACGCGGCACGGCAGCTTCTTGATCTGCACGTCGCCGATGCCCGTCACTTCGCGGATGTCGATCTCGAGGTCCGTGCACGCAGTTGCGCAACACAACAGCGCCAGGCCGCGTGTCTTCTCGTCGTTCGACAGCGCCGACGACGAATGCGCGCGCTGCTCGACCTCGCCGCCGACGACCGCGCCCTTGCACGAGCCGCATGCGCCGTTCTTGCAGCCGTACGGCAGGCCGATGCCCTGGCGAAGGGCGGCTGTCAGCACGGGTTCATCGGGTTCCACCTGAAACTGCCGGCCGCTTTGCCGGAGCGTTACGTTGAATGCCATAAGTCGTTCAGTCTTCGAATACAGAAAGTCGGTAACCAATGCGTGTCGTGGATCGCGGCTACAATGCGTCCACGATGAAAGCGACACGAAAATTGCGCAGACCGCGCGTGCTGATCGTCGGTTGCGGCGATGTCGGCATGCGCTGCGTGCGGCAACTGCAGGGACGCGCGCGTCTTTATGCGCTCACCAGCCACGCGGAGCGCCGCGACGAACTGCGCGCGGCGGGCGTCACGCCCATCGTCGGCGATCTCGACGTGCGCGCGAGCCTTGCTCGTCTTGCCCATCTCGCGCCGACTGTCCTGCATCTCGCGCCTCCGCAACGAACAGGCGAGGCCGACACGCGCACGCGCGCGCTGATCGCCACGCTGACTGCGCCGCGTGTCCGGCGTGCCCGTCATCTTGCGACGGGGCGCCTGCGGCGCGCACAGCACGGCATTCGTGCACGCAAAACATCCAGTATTGTACCCGACGGGGGGTACCCGGCTTCGCGGGCCGGGCATCGGCCGAGCCGGCGTTCGCGTGTCGTCTATGCGAGCACGACCGGCGTCTACGGCGACTGCGGCGGCGCGTGGCTCGACGAAACGCGTCCTGTCGCGCCCGCCAACGAGCGCGCGAAGCGCCGCGTGTCGGCGGAGACGCAATTGCGGCGCGCGGCTGCGCGGCGTGTGATCACGGCGAGCATCGCACGTATCCCGGGCATCTACGCGGGCAACCGGCTGCCGCTCGCGCGGCTGGAAAAACGCACCCCGGCGCTCGTCGATGCCGACGACGTCTACACCAATCACATCCACGCCGACGATCTCGCCGCGATCCTGCTGCGCATGTCGACGCACGGTCGTCCGTCACGCGTGATCCACGCATCCGACGACACGACGCTGAAAATGGGTGAGTACTTCGACCGCGTGGCGGACGCATTCGGCATCGAGCGTGCGCCGCGTATCGCGCGCGACGAAGCGGAACAGCAGCTCGGCGAGATGATGCTGTCGTTCATGCGCGAGTCGCGGCGGCTCGTCAACACGCGTCTGAAGCGCGAGTTGCGCTTCAGACTGCGCTATCCGAGCGTCGACGACCTTCTCGACACGGTCGCGAGCCATAGCCGCACGCAACCGCGCACAGACAAGCCGTGACGGAAAGCGCAGCGATCAGGTGAGGGCAGGTAGCGCTTCCAGCAACAGGAAGCAGCAGAACGCGCCGATCAGCGCGGCGAGCAGATTCGGCTCGTACCTGTGCCGACGATGCATGACGGCCAGCACGCCGCCAATCAGCAAAAGTCCGAGCGCGATGAACGCGATCATCGCGTATGAAACCGGCAGGTTGCCGTAAATGACCATGGCGCCTCCTTGCCAGCTTTGTAATCGTTGTTGATCCGAGTATAGGACGGGCGTTCGGAGCAAGCATGCTGCGTCGCAGCGCTCTGCAAGGTTTTTGTAGCGGTTTTGTTCGGAATCCCACGTAGTCTCAATGACTTGAAACGATGCGGGCGGGCATTGATCGTTTACCCGTTCCGTAGTGCGCCCAGGTCGGCTTCATCGAGCCATTGCCACGCGCCTTCGGCCAGCGAAGCGGGCAACGCCAGCCCGCCGACCCGCTCGCGATGCAGCGCCTCCACACGGTTGCCCGCCGCCGCGACCATCCGCTTCACCTGATGGTATTTGCCTTCCAGCACGGTGAGTTCCAGCGCGTGGTCACCGCGCGCATGAGCGGCGACGGCCGCGATCGGCTTCGCTTCGCCGTGCAGCAGCACGCCTTCGCGCAACGCGGCGAGTTGCGCGTCGTCGAGTGGATGACGGGTCGTCGCGAGATAGATCTTCGGCACCTTGCGTTTCGGCGACGTGTACGCGTGAACGAACTGGCCATCGTCGGAGAGCAGCAGCAGGCCCGTCGTGTCCTGATCGAGCCGTCCAACGCACTGGACGCCGCGCGTCGCGAACTGCGCGGGCAACAGATTGAACACGCTCAGATGATGCTGCGGGTCGCGCGAGCATTCATATCCCGCAGGCTTGTTGAGCGCGATGTAAGCGCGCTCCCGGTAAGGCCACGCCGTGCCGTCGACTTCGAACGCCAGCGCATTCGTATCGACGTTGGCGTCGGGATCGGCGAGCGTCGTGCCGCCGACCGACACGCGGCCATCCGCGATCATCGCGCGGCACTGGCGGCGCGAACCGAAACCTTGGGAAAAGAGAACGCTTTCGAGATTCATTGGAGCGGGCAGAAGGGCACAGACGACTAGCGATGCATCAAACGTCGACGGCGTCCTTCGTGATGAAGGACGCCGTCATCGCCTGCATTTTACCCGCCGCCTTGCGTTGCTCCGCCCGTGTCAGCGCAAGAGCGCTTAGTGCGCGCCCGAGCGCCGCTCGACGAACCGCGCAACGTAGTCGTCGGCGGGCTTCGTGAGGATTTCGTTCGGCGTGCCTTCCTGCACCAGCGTGCCGTCGCGCAGAATCGCGATGCGGTTGCCGATGCGCAGCGCTTCGTCCAGATCGTGCGTGATGAACACGATGGTCTTGTTGAGCGTCGCTTGCAGTTGCAGAAGCTGGTCCTGCATTTCCGTGCGGATCAGCGGATCGAGCGCGGAGAACGCTTCATCCATCAGCAGCACGTCGGTATCGGCGGCGAGCGCGCGTGCGAGACCCACGCGCTGACGCATGCCACCCGACAGTTCATCCGGATAGTGATCGCCGTACCCGTCGAGCCCGACCTTGCCGAGCCACATGCGCGCCTTCTCGTTCGCTTCCGCCTTGCTTTCGCCGCGCGTGCGCAGCGCATACGCGGTGTTGTCGAGCACGGTCTGATGCGGCAGCAGGCCGAAGTTCTGGAACACCATGCTCACCTTGTAGCGGCGCAGCTCGCGCAGCCCATGCGGATCGAGCTTGATGACGTCCGAACCGTCGATCACGATCTCGCCCGCCGTCGGCTCGATCAGCCGGTTGAAGTGGCGCACGAGCGTCGATTTGCCCGAGCCCGACAGCCCCATGATCACGTAGATTTCACCCGAGCCGATATGCAGGCTCACGTTGTTCAGGCCGACGTTGCAGCCCGTTTGTACGAGTACTTCGGCCTTGCTCCTGCCGCTTTTCAAAAGTTCGAGCACGCGCCGATGACCGGCTTCCGGGCCAAAGAGCTTGTACACGTTCTTCACTTCGATCGATGACATGTCCGTGCCCTCCGTCAATCCGCCGTGCGGGTTTCGAGGCCGCTCTGCGTTGCGTTTTCGTTGCCCGTTGCCGTTGCTTCGTCGTCACGCGGGGCGCCTGCATTCCGATACGGCACGCGTGACGCCGCCTTCGCCCTGCGGCGCTGCGCGACGAGCTTGCGCGTGCGGCGGTCCTGCCCGTAGCCCTGGCTGATACGGTCGATCACGATGGCCAGAATCACGATCGCGATGCCCGCCTGCATGCCCTTGCCGATATCGAGCGTCTGGATGCCGGCGAGCACGTCTTCGCCGAGTCCGCGCGAACCGATCATCGACGCGATCACGACCATCGACAGCGCCATCATCGTCGTCTGGTTGATACCCGCCATGATGCTGGGCCGCGCGAGCGGCAACTGCACGTTGACGAGCAACTGCCAGCGCGTCGTACCGAACGCGCGCGCCGCTTCGACGACATCCGCATCCACATGCCGGATGCCGAGATCGGTCAGGCGGATCAGCGGCGGCAGCGCGTAGATGATCGTCGCGAGAATCGCGGGCACCTTGCCGAGGCCGAACAGCATCAGCACGGGGATCAGATACACGAAACTCGGCAGCGTCTGCATGATGTCGAGCACGGGCAGCAGCACGCGCCGCATCCACGGGCTGCGCGACGCCCAGATGCCGAGCGGCACGCCGAGCACGACGGACAGGACGGTCGCGACCAGCATCAGCGCGAGCGTCTGCATCAGCTTGTCCCACAGACCGAAGCAGCCGATCACATACAGCAGCAGCACGAAGAAGCCCGCGATGCCGATGCGCCGCGTCGCGTTCAGCGTCAGCAGTCCGACGGCGATCAGGATCGCCCATGGCGGTGTCGCGCGCAGCACGCCTTCAAGTGGGACCAGCACGTAGCGCAAGAGCGCGGTGCTGAAGTCGTGAAAGCTGTCGCCGTACGCGGCGACGAACGATTGCACATGGTCGTTCACCCAGTCGGCAATCGACAGATGCAGAAAGATCGAATTCATGTTGAAACCCTCCGGTGCGTCATGACGCGTCGGTGTCGAGATCAGGTCGCCAGCGCGGCTTGAACCTTTTGCGCGACGTCGGTCGGCACCCATGCCTTCCACATGTCCGGGTGATCGCGCAGGAACTGTTTCGCCATCGTCGGGCCGTCGATTTTCTTGCTCGTCATTTCGAGGATGGTCTTGTTGAGGAAGTCCATCGGGAAGCTGACCTTCGAATAGGTGTCCATCAACTGCGGCTCGGCCTGATAGAACGGCGTCGATACGCCAACCTTCAGATGCGACACGAGATACGACGACGCGCATTGCGATGTGCTGTTATCCGCGCGCAGTGTGTCCCAGCACTTCTGGTTGAACGCAGGCATCTTCAGCTGGACGAACTTGTACTTCGCCATCAGCGCTGCGGGTTCCCAGTAGTAGAAAAGGATAGGCTTGCCGCGCTGATACGCCGATTCGATTGCGGCATCGAGCGCCGCGCCCGTGCCGGGGCGGAAGTCGGTGTACGAATCGTCGAGATTCAGCGTCTTCAACAGACGCCGGTTCACGCGCTCGCAGTCCCAGCCCGACGGGCAGTTGAGGAAGCGGCCTTTGCCCGGCTCTTCGTCGTCTTCGAACACGCCTTTGTACTTCGGCAGATCGGTCACGGACACGAGGTTCGGCGCGACGGGTTTGATGTTGCGCTTCGCGTCACCCTTCACCACGTACTCGGGCACGAACCAGCCTTCATTCGTGCCGCCCGGCAGCGTGTCGCCGAGCAGCTTCACGTGGCCGTCGGCGACCGCTTTCGCGATGATCTCCGAGCGGCCCGTCCACTGTTCGGACCACACTTGCAGATCGTCGCGCGACAGCGCCGTTTCCGTTGCGGCCGTGTTGCCGGGAATCGTGTCCGTCTTGCAGCCGTAGCCTTTTTCGGTGATGAAGCGCAGCACTTCCGACGTGAACGAGCCGCTTTCCCACGTGACGCCCGCAAAGCGCACGGGTTTCCCCGCCGAGCACCAGGTGCCGGCGTGAGCGGCGGCGGGCCATAACGCGCTGGCGGCGAGCGCGACCGTGGCGGCGCGCATCAGGGATCTGATCTGCATGGTGTGTCTCCGATTGTGATTGGATAGTTGGCGCTGTCGTCGAGCGCCTTTCGGGCCGAGGCGTCAGCCGTATGTGCTACTGGAACTGAGCGTCGCGGCGAGGATGTCTTCGTCGATCGAAAGACCGAGGCCCGGCGAATCGGACAGCGTGATCCAGCCTTCGCTGTCGATATCGATCGGGTTCTTCAGCATGAAGTCGCGGCGCTCGATCGACCATTCGGGCGGGTCGTACGGAAATTCGATGAACGGCGCGCTCGCGGCGCCCGCCGTCAGATGCAGGTTCGCGGCGAGGCCGATGCCGTTGCCCCACGTGTGCGGCGTGAAAACCTTGCCGTGCGCCTCGACGGCTTGCGCGAGCTTGCGCAGCCCTTCCATGCCGAGCGAGCACGCGACGTCCGGCTGGAACACATCGAGGCAATCGCCTGCGAGCAGTTGATCGAACTCGTAGCGCTCGCGCGTCATCTCGCCGCCGGCGATGCGCAATGCCGGCGATACCGCCTCGCGCAGCCGCGCCATGCCGTCGTAATCGCCGCGATGCAGCGGCTCTTCCATCCAGTAGACGCGGTGTTTTTCCAGTTGGCGGGCGACGGCGAGCGCTTCGTCGAAAGTCCACGGCGCGGCCGTGTCCCACGGCATGCGCCAGCCCTGATTGCAATCGACCATCAGTTCGAGCCGGTCGGCGACGGCTTCGCGCACGGCGGCGAGCACAGCGAAATCGTCTTGCAGTTGCGGACGTCCGAAGCGGATCTTGAGCGCCGGAAAGCCGCGTTCGGCGACATGCAGCGCCATGCGGGCCATCTCGTCGGGGCGGCGGTGCACGCCGCTCGATGCGTACGCGCGAATCCGGTTGCTGCGTCCGCCGGCCATCCGCCAGCACGCTTCGCCGCGGATTTTCCCGGCGAGATCCCACAGCGCGATATCGAGCGGCCACGGACGGCCAGCGTGAAAACCGATGTTGTCGAGCACGGCGCTGTGGCGCGCGAGGTCGAGCGGATCGGTGCCGATGAACAGATGCTGATAGTCGGCGAAGCCGTACATCGCGTCGCCGGAGCCGATGCCGACGCGGCCGGCGTCGTCGTGAACGCGCACGATCGTCGCGGGAAATTTGCGGCGCGGCTGGCTATCCCAAGAGGCGGGGAAGGGCGGGTCGAGCACCAGTTGATGGTGCGTTACTTCGATCCGGGTGATGCGGGCCGTTTGCGCGGTCCGGCTCACGGCCTCGCTTGTTTCAGGATCCATCAGGCGTCTCCTCCTGAATTGATGCAGTGCGGCATTCAATGTGATGCGCAATGCGTTTCGAATGGGATAAGAATGACGCCATGCTATGAAGGTGACGCAGGCAACTCAATCGCTTCAATTAAAGTAAATGACTGCATCCAATTTTGGGATATGCGTTGCGTATCATCCGAATGACACAACTCAACGAATTTCCGGAGACCGTCGCATCATGGCGATGAATGCCTGGCTGCCAAGAATCGAGGCGGGCAGCGAACCGAAATATCAGGTGATTGCGCGTGCTTTCGCGCAGGCCATCCTCAACGGGCAGTTGCCCGCCGGCGAGAAGCTGCCACCGCATCGTTCGCTTGCCAGCGAGCTGAAGGTGACGACGGGCACGATCAGCCGCGCCTACGCCGAACTGGAGCGCCAGGGCCTCGCGAATGCGCGCGTCGGCGACGGCACGTATGTGGCGCAGGCGCGCTCGCGCGAGTTGCCGCCTGC
The DNA window shown above is from Paraburkholderia sp. PGU19 and carries:
- a CDS encoding ABC transporter ATP-binding protein — protein: MSDKQIRLSVKGVNKRFGGLQALSDVGLQIEEGTIYGLIGPNGAGKTTFFNVITGLYTPDSGEFKLDGTPYTPTAVYQVAKAGIARTFQNIRLFGGMTALENVMVGRHVRTKHGLLGAVFQTPAERKEEREIKERALELLEYVGVLQYADYTSRNLSYGHQRRLEIARALATDPKLLALDEPAAGMNATEKVELTKLLDKIRADGKTILLIEHDVKLVMGLCNRMTVLDYGKVIAEGLPHDVQKDPKVIEAYLGAGVH
- a CDS encoding GNAT family acetyltransferase; its protein translation is MIGAASLSIRVFDAADTDAVIALWLEAFPEYKDASRPQRDPHLSIANKLATQPELFFVAVKDGGIVGTVMAGYDGHRGWLYSLAVEAASRRLGIGTLLVRYAEAALAARGCPKVNLQVLSAKADVQAFYESLGYVADAVISLGKRLGAVA
- a CDS encoding ABC transporter ATP-binding protein, with translation MATAMLKIKGLQVNYGGIQAVKGVDLEIAQGELVTLIGANGAGKTTTMKAITGLKPYSAGDIEYMGQSIKGVPPHELLKRGLAMVPEGRGIFARMSIVENMQMGAYLRSDTEGIKKDVERMFGFFPRLKERATQLAGTLSGGEQQMLAMARAVISKPKLLLLDEPSMGLSPIMVEKIFEVVREISKEGITVMLVEQNARLALQAADRGYVMDSGTVTMSGDAKQMLDDPKVRAAYLGE
- a CDS encoding ABC transporter ATP-binding protein, coding for MTSIQPIEPSTTLIPERNMTKTLVVGIITAVFVIAAPMIIGTAGGNYWVRVLDFAMLYVMLALGLNVVVGFAGLLDLGYIAFYAVGAYTAALLSSPHLSSQFEWIAHLAPGGLHVPFWIIVPCAMAVAAFFGVILGAPTLRLRGDYLAIVTLGFGEIVRIFLNNLDRPANITNGPKGITGIDPIHVGDFSLSQTHSLFGLTFPSVYSYYYVFVLCALFVIWVCTRLQHSRIGRAWAAIREDEIAAKAMGINTRDVKLLAFAMGASFGGLSGSMFGMFQGFVSPESFTLPESIVVLAAVVLGGMGHIPGVILGAVLLAVLPEFLRSTMGPLQHLIFGHEVVDTEVIRQLVYALAMVLIMLYRSEGLWPSPKHEDKIAKIAKRSNKKPVRA
- a CDS encoding acetylornithine transaminase, encoding MNFNEYPIDSLMYITNRPEIVFTHGKGSWLYDNTGKRYLDFIQGWAVNSLGHCNDGVIEALTQQARTLINPSPAFYNEPMAKLAGLLTQHSCFDKVFFTNSGAEANEGAIKLARKYGKKFKNGAYEIITFDHSFHGRTIATMSASGKPGWDTIYAPQVPGFPKADLNDIASVEKLITDKTVAVMLEPIQGEGGVLPASREFMQQLRELTKKHNLLLIVDEVQSGCGRAGTLFAYELSGIEPDVMTLAKGIGSGVPLGALLCKKHVEVFEAGDQGGTYNGNPLMTAAGYSVISQLTAPGFLDGVKARGEYLRTKLLELSAERGFEGERGEGLLRALLLGKDIGNQIVEKARLMQPDGLLLNAARPNLLRFMPALNVTTEEIDQMMAMLRSILDTL
- a CDS encoding branched-chain amino acid ABC transporter permease — encoded protein: MDIFIQQVLNGLVLGSVYAIIALGYTMVYGILGIINFAHGDVLMVGAMVALSAIGVLQNHFPGLGNIPTLCIALVIAAVVCAVVGYTIERVAYRPLRKAPRLAPLITAIGVSILLQTLAMMIWSRNPLPFPQLLPTDPLNVIKATDTTPGAVISMTEIVIIVVAVLVMAGLLLLVHKTKLGRAMRAIAENPGVASLMGVNPNFVISATFMIGSALAALAGVMIASEYGNAHFYMGFIPGLKAFTAAVLGGIGNLGGAMVGGVILGLIEQLGAGYIGNLTGGVFGSNYQDVFAFIVLIIVLVFRPSGLLGERVADRA